In Flavobacterium sp. CS20, a single window of DNA contains:
- a CDS encoding OmpH family outer membrane protein, with amino-acid sequence MKKLAILFILSVGVYSCQQNKTAYVNNTKIMEGFDKLTQTEEQFTQEEEALKAKIDAMVAESGYQDLVKEYQSKQGQMSKTEEEKLYNKIMQIQQRLGQQQQMNNQQFQQRKNAEMDSLVTLVKDFIKDYGKKNGYTYIYGANESGNILYGKEDLDITEKVIKALNEKYSVKEESSDESAEAEPKNDSVQ; translated from the coding sequence ATGAAAAAATTAGCAATTCTATTCATTTTAAGTGTTGGCGTTTATAGTTGCCAACAAAACAAAACCGCTTACGTAAACAATACCAAAATAATGGAAGGTTTTGACAAACTTACCCAAACTGAAGAACAATTCACGCAAGAAGAAGAAGCTTTAAAAGCAAAAATCGATGCGATGGTTGCCGAAAGCGGTTATCAAGATTTGGTAAAAGAATACCAAAGTAAACAAGGTCAAATGTCTAAAACGGAAGAAGAAAAACTGTATAACAAAATTATGCAAATTCAACAGCGTTTAGGTCAGCAACAACAAATGAATAATCAGCAATTTCAACAACGCAAAAACGCTGAAATGGATTCATTAGTGACTTTGGTAAAAGATTTTATCAAAGATTATGGCAAAAAAAATGGCTATACTTATATCTATGGTGCCAACGAATCTGGTAATATTTTATATGGCAAAGAAGACTTAGACATCACAGAAAAAGTAATTAAAGCTTTAAATGAAAAATATAGCGTAAAAGAAGAAAGTTCAGATGAATCTGCCGAAGCTGAACCTAAAAATGATTCGGTTCAGTAA
- a CDS encoding DNA polymerase III subunit delta', which produces MTFDDIIGQDHLKKHLKVCYSNNRMPHAQLYVGETGYGTLPMALACANLILNSDPSRQTYSSVLQHPDFHIAVPVNNNKGKPSKPTTSDFIKTWLNLAKSNPYMDLKTWYAEIGIEKKKGLMSVHEADRIANELALKPHSGVAKVIVIWCADKLNTQAANKLLKLIEEPPEKTFLILTTDKEELLLDTIKSRCQRLYFPRLSQEAIREALVNRLSLDSSQADFVAQQADGNFSIAYNLAQNNQEELEFEQWFIDWVRLVFQAKKNKQVVMKLVEWSQTISENTRDKQIRFLKYCLHFFRQALLQNYQANDLVYLKTQTKFSLDKFAPFIHGNNIEHIYTTIQEAIFHIDRNVNSKMVITDTSIKLSRFIHMKA; this is translated from the coding sequence ATGACATTTGATGATATCATCGGGCAAGATCACCTGAAAAAACACCTTAAAGTCTGTTATTCTAACAACAGAATGCCACACGCTCAACTCTATGTTGGCGAAACGGGTTATGGCACTTTGCCTATGGCTTTGGCTTGTGCTAACTTAATTTTAAATTCTGATCCGTCCAGACAAACTTATTCATCGGTTTTACAACATCCTGATTTTCATATTGCAGTGCCTGTTAATAATAATAAAGGAAAGCCAAGTAAACCTACAACTTCTGACTTTATTAAAACTTGGTTGAATTTAGCAAAATCTAATCCGTATATGGATTTGAAAACTTGGTATGCTGAAATAGGTATTGAAAAGAAAAAAGGCTTGATGTCAGTTCACGAGGCTGATCGTATTGCAAATGAACTCGCTTTAAAACCACATTCTGGAGTGGCTAAAGTTATAGTCATTTGGTGTGCGGACAAGCTTAATACTCAAGCCGCTAACAAACTATTAAAACTCATTGAAGAACCACCAGAAAAGACGTTTTTGATTTTAACAACAGATAAAGAAGAACTTCTTTTAGATACTATAAAATCGAGGTGTCAACGCTTATATTTTCCACGATTAAGTCAAGAGGCTATTCGAGAAGCATTGGTTAATCGCTTATCTCTCGACTCATCTCAAGCCGATTTTGTGGCTCAACAAGCTGATGGCAATTTTTCAATAGCCTATAATTTAGCTCAAAATAATCAAGAAGAACTCGAGTTTGAACAATGGTTTATCGATTGGGTTCGATTGGTCTTTCAGGCAAAAAAGAATAAACAAGTTGTGATGAAATTGGTAGAATGGAGTCAAACTATTAGCGAAAATACGCGCGATAAACAAATTCGATTTTTAAAATATTGCTTGCATTTTTTTAGACAAGCTTTACTTCAAAATTATCAAGCAAACGACTTGGTTTATTTAAAAACTCAGACTAAATTTTCGTTAGATAAATTTGCCCCTTTTATTCACGGTAACAATATCGAACACATTTATACCACTATACAAGAAGCTATTTTTCATATTGATAGAAACGTCAATTCTAAAATGGTTATCACAGATACGTCTATAAAATTATCGCGGTTTATTCACATGAAAGCATAA
- a CDS encoding DUF6705 family protein, with amino-acid sequence MDLFTGTWEYQENNEVFRVILWEYNEAPDVIVGHFEKFVVDDNGIIQNYIYTSEKGKIPGDSKGWVPSAINVDVTSNYLIGPFIDNTINPNLYDRIKRGQVKIEIISNNQLTNTVTARWTVQESEGRHLTFSSVSPDFNVPTDIILTKVSD; translated from the coding sequence ATGGATTTATTTACAGGAACTTGGGAATATCAAGAAAACAATGAAGTTTTTAGAGTAATATTATGGGAATACAATGAAGCTCCCGATGTAATTGTAGGTCATTTTGAAAAGTTTGTCGTAGATGATAATGGCATTATACAAAACTATATTTATACCTCAGAAAAAGGAAAAATACCAGGCGACAGTAAAGGTTGGGTGCCTAGCGCTATTAATGTTGATGTCACGTCAAATTACCTCATCGGTCCCTTTATTGATAATACAATAAACCCAAATTTGTACGATAGAATAAAAAGAGGTCAAGTCAAAATTGAAATTATATCTAACAATCAACTTACCAATACGGTTACTGCCAGATGGACAGTTCAGGAAAGTGAAGGGCGGCATCTTACTTTTAGCTCTGTTTCGCCAGATTTTAATGTGCCTACAGATATTATTTTAACTAAGGTATCAGACTAA
- a CDS encoding DUF6705 family protein has product MKTIKHILLNISLLLSMSIYSQTTPMDLFTGTWEYQENNEVFRVILWEYNEAPDVIVGHFEKFVVDDNGIIQNYIYTSEKGKIPGDSKGWIPFAIYAGVSTDFIKGIFEDNTINPNLYDRIKTGEVKIEILSNNQLTNTVTARWTVKERIGQHIRLSTQSPDFNVPTDIILTKVSD; this is encoded by the coding sequence ATGAAAACCATAAAACATATATTATTAAACATAAGTCTTTTACTATCAATGAGTATTTATTCCCAAACAACTCCTATGGATTTGTTTACAGGAACTTGGGAATATCAAGAAAACAATGAAGTTTTTAGAGTAATATTATGGGAATACAATGAAGCTCCCGATGTAATTGTAGGTCATTTTGAAAAGTTTGTCGTAGATGATAATGGCATTATACAAAACTATATTTATACCTCTGAAAAAGGAAAAATACCAGGCGACAGTAAAGGATGGATTCCCTTTGCTATTTATGCAGGCGTTTCAACAGATTTTATAAAAGGTATTTTTGAAGACAATACGATTAACCCAAATTTGTACGATAGAATAAAAACGGGTGAAGTGAAAATTGAAATTTTATCCAATAATCAGCTTACCAATACCGTTACTGCCCGATGGACTGTGAAAGAAAGAATAGGACAACATATTAGATTATCAACACAATCTCCAGATTTTAATGTACCTACGGATATTATTTTAACTAAGGTATCCGACTAA
- a CDS encoding ATP-binding protein, translating to MINKRLLIKNLLAHNDENSFYDKKLKLDFSNREGKAKFLKHVCAMSNSNPKNNSYLVIGVKDDDNSIVGVDFFDDSKIQNLINAYLDNPPLVNYENIPFPHLPADKVVGLVSIRPRNDDSICALRRNIWKYYGGSVFMREGSISKPKVFDIEIKDINSEMVKAIENHSQNNIKMTLDSVFEFMQNSKDFNPTYKVFKEYFVLCWAGKTQKVNNKTYYSRVNIELINEQVKLFYSDQDEVEIEISENEFKILEYIHLGLQGEYYYYPLEKTSIRFKDNMSYDIESELVFQPPKFDQKTLHHYMNSNDHLLKKLNKNQGLNKQETIELRYLPSVYLIGYLNGFENSIEKLESAKSFLKAKSRKAYRKYKEAMRVLRKIKYN from the coding sequence ATGATTAACAAACGACTTTTGATTAAAAACCTGTTGGCGCATAATGATGAAAATAGTTTTTATGATAAAAAACTCAAACTCGATTTTAGCAATCGTGAAGGCAAAGCTAAGTTTTTAAAACACGTTTGTGCCATGAGTAATTCCAACCCCAAAAACAACTCTTATCTTGTTATTGGCGTAAAAGACGATGATAACAGTATTGTTGGTGTAGATTTTTTTGACGACTCTAAAATTCAAAATCTGATTAATGCTTACTTGGATAATCCACCACTGGTAAATTATGAAAATATTCCTTTCCCACATTTGCCTGCTGACAAAGTTGTAGGCTTGGTAAGCATTAGACCGCGTAACGACGACAGCATTTGTGCCTTGAGACGCAATATTTGGAAATATTATGGCGGTTCAGTTTTTATGCGCGAAGGAAGCATCAGCAAACCCAAAGTTTTTGATATCGAAATTAAAGACATCAATTCTGAAATGGTCAAAGCTATTGAAAACCACTCTCAGAACAATATCAAAATGACTTTAGACAGTGTATTTGAATTTATGCAAAACAGCAAAGATTTCAATCCAACTTATAAAGTGTTTAAAGAATATTTTGTGTTGTGTTGGGCTGGAAAAACACAAAAAGTCAACAACAAAACCTACTACTCAAGAGTCAATATCGAGTTGATTAACGAGCAAGTCAAATTGTTTTATTCCGACCAAGATGAAGTTGAAATTGAAATCAGTGAAAACGAGTTTAAGATTTTAGAATACATTCATCTCGGTTTACAAGGCGAGTATTATTATTATCCTTTAGAAAAAACTTCTATTCGCTTTAAAGACAATATGAGTTACGATATTGAAAGCGAATTGGTGTTTCAACCGCCAAAGTTTGATCAAAAAACCTTGCACCATTATATGAATTCCAACGATCATTTATTAAAAAAGTTAAATAAAAATCAGGGTCTGAACAAACAAGAAACCATCGAACTTCGATATTTGCCATCCGTTTATTTGATAGGTTATTTAAATGGTTTTGAAAATAGCATTGAAAAATTAGAATCGGCTAAATCCTTTTTAAAAGCTAAAAGTCGTAAAGCTTATAGAAAATACAAAGAAGCCATGCGGGTTTTAAGAAAAATAAAATACAATTAA
- a CDS encoding metallophosphoesterase family protein — translation MARTLVIGDIHGALKALKEILEKAKVTKDDKLIFLGDYVDGWSDSAKTLDFLISLQQTHNCIMLKGNHDELLLDWLIHQTENEKWLMHGGKSTLEAYKNLDETHKKIHQKFIKNLSTYHVDNQNRLFVHAGFANMHGPDYEYYDNTVYWDRTLWETAVATDRNLSKNDVKYPKRFKLFKEIYIGHTPVNRYGQLTPMQAQNVINVDTDAAFKGPLTILDIETKNYWQSTPVYKLYPDENGRN, via the coding sequence ATGGCTAGAACATTAGTTATAGGAGACATTCATGGAGCTTTAAAAGCTTTAAAAGAAATTCTCGAAAAGGCAAAAGTTACAAAAGATGACAAACTCATTTTTCTAGGCGATTATGTTGACGGTTGGAGCGATAGTGCTAAGACTTTAGATTTTTTGATTTCGCTTCAACAAACTCATAATTGTATTATGCTTAAAGGCAATCACGATGAACTCCTACTCGATTGGCTCATCCATCAAACCGAAAACGAAAAGTGGTTAATGCACGGTGGCAAAAGCACTTTAGAAGCCTATAAAAATTTGGATGAAACCCATAAAAAAATTCATCAGAAATTCATCAAAAATTTGTCCACTTACCACGTTGATAACCAAAATCGTTTATTTGTTCATGCAGGTTTTGCCAATATGCACGGTCCAGATTATGAGTATTATGACAATACGGTATATTGGGACAGAACACTTTGGGAAACGGCTGTAGCAACTGATAGAAATTTGAGCAAAAATGATGTGAAATATCCTAAACGCTTCAAACTCTTTAAAGAAATTTATATCGGTCACACGCCAGTAAATCGATATGGGCAACTCACGCCAATGCAAGCTCAAAATGTAATAAATGTTGATACTGATGCGGCTTTTAAAGGACCTCTAACTATTTTAGATATAGAAACTAAAAACTATTGGCAAAGCACACCAGTTTACAAATTGTATCCTGATGAAAATGGTAGAAATTAA
- a CDS encoding TonB-dependent receptor, translating to MNKYVYFLLVSFLLTCGYTQTASIKGIIFDENQNPLPFANITSQSSGTTSNENGFYELRIPANQKVKVVISYTGFKTITATIELGVNQSRELNFVLKTNVEQIGEVNITSDKQTRVEGIVTLEPATVRRIPGANPGVENLLTSLPGVSSNNELSTQYNVRGGNFDENLVYVNDIQVYRPFLIRSGQQEGLSFVNPDMVRNIKFSAGGFKAQYGDKMSSVLDITYERPVDFMASFDGSFLGGSAMVGGISKDKKLSAITGIRYRDNSLFVNAKDTEANFKPRFFDVQSYITYKFNDKFELGFLGNISINNYEFEPFTRQTNFGTLQDPRALLVFYEGQEDDKYETYFGALKATYDVSENYTAKFIASTYHTQEQEHFDILAQYRLGSVNSSIGDENFGDVEFSQGAGSQFKHARNDLDALIFNFDHQGDIKIDEHLIKYGIKFTHEDIRDRLQEFEVVDSAGFNVRPPLPDFANDQPYAPFDEPIEPFIRIRSFNDMQINRFTNYLQWSYQSEIGNAKAWYNVGIRSHTWNVSGDDIENNTQTVVSPRAQFAIKPDWDKDMIFRVATGLYHQPPFYRELRRPDGSVNEKVKAQESFHIVAGHDYSFKLWDRPFKLVSEVYYKSLTDVNRFTVENVRIRYQANNNAEAYAYGLDMRLNGEFVPGTESWFSFGYLKTEEKFDERGYIARPTDQRLKFATLFQDYIPNIPKMKLYLNLVYNTGLPGGQPQFEDPFDFQNRLPDYTRVDAGFFYTLKEEGDVLKKGHWLNPFKHLEVGFEIFNLFDRLNSITNTFVRDAESKNQFAIPDFLSPRVFNLRIRGRF from the coding sequence TTGAACAAATACGTCTATTTTCTTTTAGTCAGCTTTTTGCTTACCTGTGGATATACACAAACCGCTTCTATCAAAGGTATAATTTTTGACGAAAACCAAAACCCATTGCCTTTTGCAAATATCACTTCGCAAAGCTCGGGAACGACATCAAATGAAAACGGATTTTACGAGCTAAGAATTCCTGCTAATCAAAAAGTAAAAGTGGTGATAAGTTATACAGGTTTTAAAACCATAACCGCTACAATTGAGTTAGGCGTGAACCAAAGTAGAGAATTGAATTTTGTTTTAAAAACCAATGTAGAACAAATAGGTGAAGTTAATATAACCAGCGATAAGCAAACACGAGTTGAAGGTATCGTCACGCTTGAGCCAGCAACGGTAAGACGTATTCCTGGTGCCAATCCTGGCGTTGAAAATTTACTAACATCTTTGCCAGGCGTGAGTTCAAACAATGAGTTGAGCACCCAATACAACGTTCGTGGTGGTAATTTTGATGAAAACTTAGTTTATGTCAATGATATTCAGGTATATCGTCCATTCTTGATTAGAAGTGGTCAACAAGAAGGTTTGAGTTTTGTCAATCCTGATATGGTGCGAAATATCAAATTTTCTGCTGGAGGTTTTAAAGCTCAATATGGCGATAAAATGTCATCGGTTTTAGACATCACTTACGAAAGACCAGTTGATTTTATGGCGAGTTTTGATGGTAGTTTTCTCGGCGGTTCGGCTATGGTTGGTGGCATTTCTAAAGACAAAAAACTGTCTGCTATTACAGGCATAAGGTATCGAGACAATTCGCTTTTTGTCAATGCCAAAGATACCGAAGCCAATTTTAAACCGCGTTTTTTTGATGTGCAAAGCTATATCACCTATAAATTTAACGATAAATTTGAATTAGGATTTCTAGGCAATATCTCTATCAATAATTATGAATTTGAACCTTTTACACGACAAACTAATTTTGGAACACTTCAAGACCCAAGAGCTTTGTTGGTGTTTTACGAAGGTCAAGAAGATGATAAATACGAAACTTACTTCGGTGCTTTAAAAGCCACTTATGATGTGTCAGAAAATTATACGGCAAAATTTATTGCCTCAACCTATCACACCCAAGAGCAAGAACACTTTGATATTTTAGCTCAATACCGATTAGGCTCTGTAAATTCAAGTATTGGTGATGAAAACTTTGGCGATGTAGAATTTAGCCAAGGTGCTGGAAGCCAATTTAAACACGCCAGAAATGATTTGGATGCTCTAATTTTTAACTTTGATCACCAAGGCGATATCAAAATAGATGAACATTTAATCAAGTACGGCATAAAATTCACACACGAAGACATTAGAGACAGACTTCAAGAGTTTGAAGTTGTGGACTCGGCTGGTTTTAATGTCAGACCACCTTTGCCAGATTTTGCCAATGACCAGCCATACGCTCCTTTTGACGAACCGATAGAACCGTTTATTAGAATTCGGTCGTTCAATGATATGCAAATCAATCGGTTTACCAATTATTTGCAATGGAGCTATCAAAGTGAAATAGGCAATGCCAAAGCTTGGTATAATGTGGGAATTCGATCTCATACGTGGAATGTGAGCGGTGATGATATTGAAAATAACACCCAAACGGTAGTCAGTCCACGTGCCCAATTTGCCATAAAACCCGATTGGGATAAAGACATGATTTTTAGAGTAGCGACAGGATTGTATCATCAACCGCCGTTTTATCGGGAGTTGCGTCGTCCTGATGGAAGTGTAAACGAAAAGGTCAAAGCCCAAGAATCGTTTCATATTGTTGCAGGACACGATTATAGTTTTAAACTTTGGGATAGACCGTTTAAGCTTGTGTCTGAAGTCTATTACAAAAGCCTTACCGATGTCAACCGATTTACGGTAGAAAACGTAAGAATACGCTATCAAGCCAACAACAATGCTGAAGCCTATGCTTATGGGCTTGATATGCGACTGAATGGCGAATTTGTACCTGGCACAGAAAGCTGGTTCAGCTTTGGATATTTAAAGACTGAAGAAAAATTTGACGAACGCGGTTACATCGCTCGACCTACCGATCAACGTTTAAAATTCGCGACTTTGTTTCAAGACTATATTCCCAACATCCCGAAAATGAAGCTGTATTTGAATTTGGTTTATAACACGGGTTTACCAGGTGGTCAACCGCAATTTGAAGATCCTTTTGATTTTCAAAACCGTTTGCCCGATTATACACGAGTTGATGCTGGATTTTTCTACACTTTAAAAGAAGAAGGCGATGTTTTAAAAAAAGGGCATTGGCTAAATCCTTTTAAGCACTTAGAGGTTGGTTTTGAAATTTTTAATCTTTTTGACCGCTTAAATTCCATTACCAACACTTTTGTGAGAGATGCTGAAAGCAAAAATCAGTTTGCTATTCCCGATTTTTTAAGTCCACGGGTTTTTAATTTAAGGATTAGAGGGCGATTTTAA